One genomic region from Chthonomonas calidirosea T49 encodes:
- a CDS encoding acetyl-CoA carboxylase biotin carboxyl carrier protein, whose protein sequence is MDFEELERLVDLIQQASICEITLKRGDQRITIRRSLHPVFPPNQEMCLATSEDEMELAETSLSEESLRTETAYVKAPLVGIFTHVRPQVKVGTPVNEGQVIAQIEAMGIKNEVVAPIKGVVQEVFVEDMQPVEYDQELFLITSERP, encoded by the coding sequence TTGGACTTTGAAGAGTTAGAACGCCTTGTTGATCTCATACAGCAGGCCTCCATCTGCGAAATCACGCTTAAACGGGGGGATCAGCGCATCACTATAAGACGCTCTCTCCACCCTGTCTTTCCACCAAATCAGGAGATGTGTCTCGCTACCTCCGAGGACGAAATGGAGCTGGCCGAAACATCTCTTAGTGAGGAGTCTCTCAGAACAGAGACCGCTTACGTTAAGGCCCCCCTCGTTGGTATTTTTACCCATGTGCGCCCTCAAGTAAAGGTGGGTACGCCGGTGAATGAAGGCCAAGTGATCGCCCAGATCGAGGCGATGGGCATTAAAAATGAGGTTGTTGCGCCCATCAAAGGAGTCGTGCAGGAGGTATTTGTGGAGGACATGCAGCCTGTAGAGTACGATCAAGAGCTTTTTCTGATTACCTCGGAGAGGCCATAA